Within bacterium, the genomic segment TCATCATCGCGGTCGGTGTGGGGCTCCTCGGCCTGGACAACATGGCGGGGACCGCGTCTCCGATGGCCCTCGATCTGCCGCAGATCAGCGACCGCGTGACCGATTCGTCGCCGTCGCCCGCCACCGAGCTCCGGCGCGAGGGGGACGGGGTGGCCGATGCTGTGGCGGAGGCGGTGCATAATGATAGTGGTCCCGAGGAATATCTCAGCGAGCATCTGGCCGCGGCCGAGGTGTCCCAGAGCTCCACCGAGGAACTCTCCCGCCACGTCCTCGCCGATGAGGCGCTCAGCCGCGCCGCCGATGTTCCCGTAGAAATTTCGACCGGCGCCCGCTTCTCCCTCGTCAGCGCCGGCTCCCCCATCCCGGACGCCGACGCCGGTCTGCCGAGCCTGCCCGCGGGGGACGCCGCGGATGTGGACACCGAGCCCGCCGCCGAGGCAACGGGAGAATAGGACGCTCCT encodes:
- a CDS encoding zf-HC2 domain-containing protein, with translation MRCWRAKGLFSAYMDDELRGRELDAFSAHLDGCPTCRRELAELRALKEAVGSVGYRLPADFHQAVLSHSRLADLVTERFRSRSEARSARPNLRLVLVAASVVIIAVGVGLLGLDNMAGTASPMALDLPQISDRVTDSSPSPATELRREGDGVADAVAEAVHNDSGPEEYLSEHLAAAEVSQSSTEELSRHVLADEALSRAADVPVEISTGARFSLVSAGSPIPDADAGLPSLPAGDAADVDTEPAAEATGE